A window from Flavobacterium sp. 83 encodes these proteins:
- a CDS encoding heavy metal-binding domain-containing protein, with product MSFIMVSCNQKNKETPTNDSHMMDNNSTMMNSDSTMMRNDSTMMGNNTKMMKNNQTMYACPMHPEVQGKLNDKCPKCGMKLTKPVAETPEKSNK from the coding sequence ATGTCTTTTATCATGGTTTCCTGCAATCAAAAAAATAAAGAAACTCCAACAAATGATTCTCATATGATGGATAATAACTCCACTATGATGAATTCTGACTCTACAATGATGCGTAATGATTCAACGATGATGGGTAATAACACAAAAATGATGAAAAATAATCAAACAATGTATGCCTGTCCGATGCATCCTGAAGTTCAAGGTAAGTTAAATGATAAATGTCCAAAGTGTGGAATGAAATTAACGAAACCTGTTGCTGAAACTCCTGAAAAAAGTAATAAATAA
- a CDS encoding phage holin family protein, protein MNLLIRILVTSGLVLLISRFMPGVHVAGFTTALIVAVVLGLLNIFIKPILVILTLPVTILTLGLFLLVINALIILLCTNIVGGFSVDSFWTAFLFSIILSLSQSIMNGILGEGK, encoded by the coding sequence ATGAATCTATTGATCAGAATTCTTGTTACTTCAGGATTGGTGCTGCTTATTTCCCGTTTTATGCCGGGTGTCCATGTCGCTGGATTTACTACAGCATTAATTGTAGCAGTTGTTTTGGGTTTACTTAATATATTCATTAAACCAATTTTGGTTATTTTAACGCTACCAGTTACCATACTTACATTGGGTTTGTTTTTGTTAGTTATCAATGCTTTGATTATTTTATTGTGTACCAATATTGTAGGTGGATTTAGCGTTGATTCATTTTGGACTGCCTTTCTTTTCAGTATCATATTGTCACTTTCACAATCCATCATGAATGGGATATTGGGAGAAGGAAAGTGA
- a CDS encoding alpha/beta fold hydrolase has translation MLYSKIEGSGKPLLILHGFLGMSDNWKTLGTQFAAYFQVHILDLRNHGRSLHSEEFNYEIMVQDVFEYCQAHNLENINIIGHSMGGKVAMLLATKHPELVDKLIVADIGPKFYPQHHQDILAGLNAVDFSIKPSRNEVEEIMAKYIPDFGTRQFLMKNLYWQEPGQLAFRFNLEVFNTKMDEIGVPLPENLIFEKPTLFIRGGNSNYILDSDFENIKHHFPAATIKTIPNAGHWLHAENPVLFYETVISFLK, from the coding sequence ATGCTCTACTCAAAAATAGAAGGCTCAGGAAAACCACTTTTAATTCTCCACGGATTTCTGGGAATGTCTGACAATTGGAAAACACTCGGAACACAATTTGCTGCTTATTTTCAAGTTCACATCCTTGATTTACGCAATCATGGCCGAAGCTTGCATTCTGAAGAATTCAATTATGAAATCATGGTTCAGGATGTTTTCGAATATTGTCAAGCTCATAATTTAGAAAACATAAATATCATCGGGCATTCTATGGGCGGAAAAGTCGCAATGCTTTTAGCAACAAAGCATCCCGAATTAGTAGACAAATTGATTGTCGCTGATATTGGACCAAAATTTTATCCGCAACACCATCAGGATATTTTAGCGGGATTGAACGCCGTTGATTTTTCAATAAAACCAAGCCGTAACGAAGTCGAGGAAATTATGGCAAAATACATTCCTGATTTTGGAACCAGACAATTCTTAATGAAAAATTTATATTGGCAAGAACCAGGACAACTCGCATTCCGATTTAATTTGGAAGTTTTCAATACTAAAATGGATGAAATAGGAGTTCCTTTGCCAGAAAATTTAATTTTCGAGAAACCAACTTTGTTTATCCGCGGAGGAAATTCTAATTATATTTTGGACAGCGATTTCGAAAATATAAAACACCATTTTCCAGCGGCAACAATTAAAACAATTCCTAATGCTGGACATTGGCTTCACGCCGAAAACCCTGTTTTATTTTATGAAACCGTTATCTCATTCTTAAAATAA
- a CDS encoding AraC family transcriptional regulator, which translates to MKLFIKNMVCDRCKMVVKSELEKIGIFPISVALGEVELLENFKDNQKQVLEIKLQSLGFELLEDKTTITIEKVKCLIVNLVHYQNNELKINLSSYLSEQLGQDYNGLSNLFSEVQGTTIEHYFIAQKIEKVKELLMYNELTLSEIAVKLNYTDVAHLSNQFKKITGVTPTHFKRLKENNRLQIDGL; encoded by the coding sequence ATGAAGCTCTTTATTAAAAATATGGTATGCGATCGTTGTAAAATGGTTGTGAAATCAGAATTAGAAAAAATAGGAATTTTTCCTATATCAGTAGCGTTAGGTGAAGTCGAATTATTAGAAAATTTTAAAGACAATCAGAAGCAAGTTCTAGAAATTAAATTACAATCGCTCGGATTTGAATTGTTAGAGGATAAAACAACCATAACTATTGAGAAGGTTAAATGCCTAATTGTTAATTTGGTGCATTATCAAAATAATGAATTGAAAATTAATTTGTCAAGCTATTTGTCAGAGCAGCTAGGGCAAGATTACAATGGATTAAGTAATTTATTTTCAGAAGTTCAAGGTACCACTATTGAGCATTATTTTATTGCCCAAAAGATTGAAAAAGTCAAGGAGTTATTAATGTATAATGAATTAACGTTAAGTGAAATAGCAGTTAAATTGAATTATACGGATGTAGCACATTTGAGCAATCAATTTAAAAAAATTACAGGTGTGACACCTACTCATTTCAAACGATTAAAAGAAAATAACAGATTGCAAATCGATGGATTGTAA
- a CDS encoding pyridoxine 5'-phosphate synthase, translated as MTKLSVNINKIATLRNARGGNVPDLLKVATDIQKFGAEGITIHPRPDERHIRYQDARDLKSIVYTEYNIEGNPEKTFIDLVLEIKPTQVTLVPDAVDAITSNAGWDTIKHADYLKEIVQEFQRNGIRTSIFVDPVLEMIEGAKKIGTERIELYTEAFAHEYSLGNERGIQPYMESAILANQIGLGINAGHDLSLDNIQFFKDNIPGLLEVSIGHALISEAIYLGLDNVINMYLQKLK; from the coding sequence ATGACAAAGTTAAGTGTAAACATCAATAAAATAGCTACTTTACGAAATGCTCGTGGAGGAAATGTTCCTGATTTATTAAAAGTCGCAACCGACATTCAAAAATTTGGAGCCGAAGGAATCACCATACATCCACGTCCGGATGAGCGTCACATTCGCTATCAAGACGCCCGCGATTTGAAATCCATTGTTTATACGGAATATAATATTGAAGGAAATCCTGAAAAAACATTTATCGATCTCGTCCTCGAAATAAAACCTACCCAAGTGACTTTGGTTCCTGATGCTGTCGATGCGATAACTTCAAATGCAGGCTGGGATACGATAAAACATGCTGATTATCTTAAAGAGATTGTCCAGGAATTTCAACGCAATGGAATCAGAACATCTATTTTTGTTGATCCGGTTCTCGAAATGATTGAGGGAGCGAAAAAAATTGGTACCGAAAGAATTGAATTGTATACCGAAGCATTCGCACACGAATACAGTTTGGGTAACGAAAGAGGCATACAGCCGTATATGGAATCAGCGATTTTAGCCAATCAAATAGGTTTGGGAATCAACGCTGGCCATGATTTGAGTTTGGATAACATTCAGTTCTTTAAAGATAACATACCAGGATTACTCGAAGTTTCTATAGGACACGCTTTAATTTCTGAAGCCATTTATCTGGGATTGGATAATGTGATTAATATGTATTTGCAAAAATTAAAATAG
- a CDS encoding DUF3347 domain-containing protein, which translates to MKNIILSSIACAFLFTACNQKNKQTEPINSQTTNSSSALYTCSMHPEITGKKGEACSKCGMELTEPFTGAPAIETKTATVVATESEVQPVVSSTFSIEEIVNSYLKLKNSLIKDDSKGAAAVGKIVYTALNSVNTSSVNAKLKAEYLEIANDAKEHAEHIGNNAGKIDHQREHFAMLSKDINDLIATFGTKQKLYQDYCPMYDEGKSGYWISETKEIKNPYYGANMLTCGSIKKTL; encoded by the coding sequence ATGAAAAATATAATTCTTTCCTCGATTGCATGTGCATTCCTGTTTACAGCTTGTAACCAAAAAAATAAGCAAACCGAACCAATAAATTCCCAAACAACAAATAGTTCTTCAGCCCTATATACCTGTTCGATGCATCCTGAAATTACAGGTAAAAAAGGCGAAGCGTGTTCTAAGTGCGGTATGGAATTGACAGAGCCTTTTACCGGAGCTCCTGCAATAGAAACAAAAACTGCTACTGTTGTTGCGACTGAATCTGAAGTGCAACCAGTTGTTTCCTCCACGTTTTCTATTGAGGAAATTGTAAATAGCTATTTAAAACTTAAAAATTCGTTGATAAAAGATGATTCTAAAGGTGCGGCTGCTGTTGGGAAAATAGTATATACTGCTTTAAATAGTGTAAATACCAGTAGTGTAAATGCAAAATTAAAAGCTGAATATCTTGAAATTGCTAATGATGCCAAAGAACATGCGGAACACATCGGAAATAATGCAGGAAAAATTGACCACCAACGAGAACATTTTGCAATGTTGAGTAAAGATATAAATGATCTGATTGCAACCTTTGGAACAAAACAAAAGTTATATCAGGATTATTGTCCAATGTATGACGAAGGGAAAAGTGGTTATTGGATTAGTGAAACCAAGGAAATAAAAAATCCTTATTATGGTGCTAATATGCTTACTTGTGGTTCAATAAAAAAAACATTATAA
- a CDS encoding TonB-dependent siderophore receptor produces MKSIILFCLFCFSNLFSQSKATICGNVKSVENLNLIGASIGFNVKDQKKYSQSDTLGIFSADLKLGLVRVTINYLGYLEKELNFDLKKDTLLSIVLEKDISFLNEVLVSNTKKNSITTLSGGKLSFTLKELSSLPTVLGTTDIIKLLQLTPGVQNSGDANGYLYVRGGDPGHNSILYNGTPIYGMSHLLGVFPFYNTDHIQEVEFDKSSSNAKYGGRLSSTTLLIPTKKIPPQATMQGNVGLLASQLTLGIPITEKSGLFISGRKTYIDEVIAPILNSGSKNNDVQDMKYGFLDSNLTFITEISKNSLLTVDAFLSSDKLKIKDSNLTLQSSLKWDNFAVSPTLISKLSPKTSMSNAIYFTQYTNELNMKQSTIQMGVSSYVQDFGFTNSVCFFVKEIPFESGLQYVFHNLQPQKIRIENLGADSNREQNNLIKANEIAVFATAKPKLFDNLMAELGLRVSYYSSGLKSNSFLHLQPRIVLNYYPHKNFSVYASYNRQNQYLNLITTSSVGIPTDFWIASSDGIPSQSSNEFSIGSNQTISRNITSSFGGFYRSMKNLLEYPYGVTQFNEISVLKKDLLSGNGKAYGLEMMLRKNNGKFKGWLSYTLSWSNRNFDELNNGNTYFAKYDRRHNLSLVGMYDLNSKWNFGVTQIFSSGNRFTMPTSWYFINNNPVKEYSGYNNAQMPNYIRTDISVNYFFIKTAKKESALNFSVYNTFNIENPIYVVLNVTVNENKDSVIVKPENKVLYKILPSISWRFKF; encoded by the coding sequence TTGAAATCAATTATTTTATTTTGTTTATTTTGTTTTTCTAATTTATTTTCGCAATCAAAGGCTACTATCTGTGGGAATGTAAAGTCAGTCGAAAATTTGAATTTAATTGGCGCTAGTATTGGTTTTAATGTAAAAGATCAAAAAAAATATTCTCAAAGTGATACTTTAGGGATATTTTCTGCAGACCTTAAATTAGGATTAGTTAGGGTAACGATTAATTATTTGGGTTATTTAGAAAAAGAGTTGAATTTTGATTTGAAGAAGGATACCTTACTTTCTATAGTATTAGAAAAAGATATTTCATTTTTAAACGAGGTGTTGGTTTCTAATACCAAGAAAAATTCTATAACAACTCTATCAGGAGGTAAATTATCTTTTACTCTAAAAGAATTATCTTCACTACCCACTGTTCTTGGAACAACAGATATAATCAAGCTTTTACAATTGACACCTGGTGTACAGAATTCTGGTGATGCTAATGGATATTTGTATGTTAGAGGTGGTGATCCCGGCCATAATTCAATTTTATATAATGGAACCCCAATATACGGGATGTCTCATTTATTAGGTGTTTTTCCTTTTTATAATACTGACCATATACAAGAAGTAGAATTTGATAAATCTAGTTCTAATGCAAAGTATGGAGGACGTTTAAGTTCTACTACTTTACTAATTCCTACTAAAAAAATCCCTCCGCAAGCAACAATGCAGGGCAATGTTGGTTTATTAGCATCACAGTTGACTTTAGGAATTCCTATTACTGAAAAATCAGGACTTTTTATCTCAGGTAGAAAAACATATATTGATGAGGTTATAGCTCCAATATTAAATTCTGGATCAAAAAACAATGATGTTCAAGATATGAAATATGGTTTTTTGGATAGTAATTTAACCTTTATTACAGAGATCTCTAAAAATAGCTTGCTGACGGTAGATGCATTTTTAAGTTCTGATAAATTGAAAATTAAAGATTCTAATTTGACGCTACAATCCAGTTTGAAATGGGATAATTTTGCAGTGTCACCAACATTGATTTCTAAATTATCTCCTAAAACCAGCATGTCAAATGCTATTTACTTTACTCAATATACTAATGAGTTAAATATGAAACAATCTACAATTCAAATGGGAGTTTCGTCCTATGTTCAGGATTTTGGATTTACAAATTCGGTTTGTTTTTTTGTTAAAGAAATACCCTTCGAATCAGGTTTACAATACGTTTTTCACAATTTACAACCGCAAAAAATTCGAATAGAGAATTTAGGTGCGGATAGTAATAGAGAGCAAAACAACTTAATTAAAGCAAACGAAATTGCTGTTTTTGCAACTGCAAAACCTAAATTGTTTGATAATCTAATGGCAGAATTGGGTTTAAGAGTTAGCTATTATAGTTCAGGATTAAAGTCTAATTCATTCTTGCATTTACAACCTCGTATTGTGTTGAATTATTATCCACATAAAAATTTCTCGGTTTATGCTTCATATAATAGACAAAATCAATATTTAAATCTAATAACTACTTCAAGTGTTGGGATTCCAACGGATTTTTGGATTGCAAGCTCAGACGGAATTCCATCGCAATCATCCAATGAATTTTCTATTGGTTCCAACCAAACTATTTCAAGAAATATTACATCTTCATTTGGAGGCTTTTATCGTTCAATGAAAAATTTATTAGAATATCCTTATGGAGTCACTCAGTTTAATGAAATCTCAGTACTAAAAAAGGATTTGCTTAGTGGAAATGGAAAAGCATATGGTTTAGAAATGATGCTGAGAAAGAATAATGGAAAGTTCAAGGGATGGTTGAGTTATACCTTGAGTTGGTCCAATAGAAATTTTGATGAACTCAATAATGGGAATACGTATTTTGCTAAATACGACAGACGTCATAATTTGTCACTTGTAGGAATGTATGATTTAAATTCAAAATGGAATTTTGGAGTTACACAGATTTTCAGCTCGGGAAATCGTTTTACAATGCCAACATCATGGTATTTTATAAATAATAACCCAGTCAAAGAGTATTCAGGATATAATAACGCTCAAATGCCAAATTACATTCGGACAGATATTTCGGTTAATTATTTTTTTATTAAAACGGCAAAAAAGGAAAGTGCATTAAATTTTTCGGTTTATAATACTTTCAATATAGAAAATCCTATTTATGTCGTTTTGAATGTTACGGTTAATGAAAACAAAGACAGTGTCATTGTAAAGCCTGAAAATAAGGTCTTGTACAAAATACTTCCTTCAATAAGTTGGAGGTTTAAATTTTAA
- a CDS encoding heme-binding domain-containing protein, which translates to MKKSIKKTFFIVLIVFLLMQLYQPARNINSKQDVTTDYTKVYAVPKNVETILRTSCYDCHSNNTNYPLYSYVQPVGFFMESHIKEGKENLNLNEFGSYSKRKQGNKLDRMLKEIKSDGMPLTSYTLIHKNAILSPAQKNEVINWINKIKDSVSTVH; encoded by the coding sequence ATGAAGAAAAGTATCAAGAAAACATTTTTTATAGTATTAATTGTTTTTTTGTTGATGCAATTGTATCAACCTGCCAGAAATATAAATTCCAAACAAGATGTCACTACCGATTATACAAAAGTGTATGCTGTTCCTAAAAATGTAGAAACAATATTAAGAACATCTTGCTATGATTGTCATAGTAATAATACCAATTATCCTTTGTATTCGTATGTTCAGCCCGTAGGTTTTTTTATGGAAAGTCATATCAAGGAAGGTAAAGAAAATTTAAACCTTAACGAATTTGGAAGCTATTCCAAGAGAAAACAGGGAAACAAACTAGACAGAATGCTTAAGGAAATAAAATCGGACGGAATGCCTTTGACTTCTTATACATTGATTCATAAAAATGCAATACTGTCACCTGCACAAAAAAATGAAGTAATAAATTGGATTAATAAGATAAAAGATAGTGTATCAACTGTGCATTAA
- a CDS encoding DUF3347 domain-containing protein: protein MNSIKKIVMAIIVLLSVTSVNAQIKNTQTETVKIYGNCGMCETTIEKAGNIKKIARVDWNKDSKMAILTYDSQKTNQEEILKRIALAGYDSTSFLAPEAAYNNLSGCCQYDREAKVAVTSETKIDVSDSEQGKRMTTMENNTEKPKMDQLKPVFDNYFSLKDALVKTDGKAVSTVAKDLLASLNLVKMDELAMDVHLVWMKVMKALMAGAKNISETQDIKKQRSLFMSLSINMHDLIKVAKYETPVFYQFCPMANDGKGANWLSKEDAIKNPYYGSQMLSCGKTIETIK from the coding sequence ATGAACTCAATAAAAAAAATAGTGATGGCAATTATTGTATTGCTTTCAGTCACAAGCGTCAATGCGCAAATTAAAAATACGCAAACTGAAACAGTAAAAATCTACGGGAATTGTGGGATGTGTGAAACAACCATAGAAAAAGCAGGAAACATAAAAAAGATAGCACGAGTAGATTGGAATAAAGATAGTAAAATGGCCATTCTGACTTACGATTCACAAAAAACAAATCAAGAGGAAATCCTAAAACGCATAGCCTTGGCAGGATATGACAGTACTAGTTTTCTTGCTCCTGAAGCAGCTTACAATAATCTTTCCGGGTGTTGTCAATACGACAGAGAAGCTAAAGTTGCTGTTACATCCGAAACTAAAATTGACGTGAGTGATAGCGAACAGGGGAAGCGTATGACAACTATGGAAAATAATACTGAAAAGCCTAAAATGGATCAATTGAAACCAGTTTTTGATAATTACTTTTCGTTGAAAGATGCTTTGGTGAAAACTGATGGCAAAGCAGTTTCAACGGTAGCAAAAGATTTATTGGCGTCATTGAATCTTGTGAAAATGGATGAATTGGCGATGGATGTTCATTTGGTTTGGATGAAAGTAATGAAAGCTTTGATGGCTGGTGCCAAAAACATTTCTGAAACGCAAGACATTAAAAAACAAAGATCACTATTTATGTCTTTGTCGATTAATATGCATGATTTGATAAAAGTGGCTAAGTATGAAACTCCTGTTTTTTATCAGTTTTGCCCAATGGCAAATGATGGCAAAGGGGCTAATTGGTTGAGTAAAGAGGATGCGATTAAAAATCCCTATTACGGCTCTCAAATGTTGAGCTGCGGTAAAACAATAGAAACAATTAAGTAA
- a CDS encoding DUF4249 domain-containing protein: MKKYYLFFLIIAFSCNNDTIGNETDLESKIVVEGWIEEGDVPQVILSSSIPIGDVIDSTNVLDHVIRSAKVTVSDGQTIEVLRVKNDKDRVPPFVYFGTGLKGKAGKTYTLKIEYLNRIVAASTSIPKTVALTSAEFIKKNATDSTGYVFVKFDDPLNEKNYYQVATRLDGQEPIFVPAFYGNLDDKNFDSSKIALQVNRGVLLFPKTKFKPYFTDGDLIFIKLRTMNKDAFDFWNSWQNEIVNSRNPIYPSNTSLKSNIKGGIGIWAGYGQNVILVKTPPKK; the protein is encoded by the coding sequence ATGAAAAAATATTATTTATTCTTTTTAATAATAGCATTCAGTTGTAATAACGATACTATTGGTAATGAAACTGATCTTGAGTCAAAAATAGTTGTTGAAGGTTGGATAGAAGAAGGAGATGTTCCTCAAGTTATATTATCTAGTAGTATTCCTATAGGTGATGTTATTGATTCAACTAATGTTTTAGATCATGTGATACGTTCTGCAAAGGTGACTGTTTCTGATGGTCAAACAATAGAGGTTTTGCGAGTTAAAAATGATAAAGATAGAGTTCCTCCGTTTGTCTATTTTGGAACAGGATTAAAAGGAAAAGCGGGCAAGACCTATACGTTGAAAATAGAATATTTAAACCGAATAGTTGCAGCAAGTACAAGTATACCTAAAACAGTGGCTCTTACCAGTGCAGAATTTATAAAAAAGAATGCCACGGATTCCACTGGATATGTTTTTGTGAAATTTGACGATCCTTTAAATGAAAAAAATTACTATCAAGTTGCAACAAGATTAGATGGACAAGAGCCTATTTTTGTTCCCGCTTTTTATGGTAATCTAGATGATAAAAATTTTGATTCGTCAAAAATTGCTCTGCAAGTAAATAGAGGTGTGTTGCTTTTTCCTAAAACTAAATTCAAACCCTATTTTACCGACGGAGATTTAATTTTTATAAAATTAAGAACTATGAATAAAGATGCATTTGATTTTTGGAATAGTTGGCAGAATGAAATTGTCAACAGTAGAAATCCTATTTATCCATCTAACACAAGTCTGAAATCAAATATTAAAGGTGGGATTGGTATTTGGGCAGGCTACGGTCAAAACGTGATATTAGTTAAAACACCTCCAAAAAAATAA